One part of the Armatimonadota bacterium genome encodes these proteins:
- the csaB gene encoding polysaccharide pyruvyl transferase CsaB encodes MARIVLAGYIGCGNLGDDSVMIGVVDGLGVGHEYLVLSGDPDDTFRYYAMHGVPRKNLKEVEAAIKASDALVFPGGSIFQDVTSAKSTVYYTGLIKMAKKHNKRVLLLNQGVGPLNTWIGKNQTRTAMSLADLIVVRDPGSLKTLTDLGVNKKIHVGADSALILREPVREDDGSSYGIGAMKAVALAPRPWKRKGVDIIELFGETSRLLFNAGFVPTLVEMDPFEDGKILEAITKQQGGRIPFLRNLGSSRMVQFRLARMEGVIGMRLHAGILATTVGVPPLMLNYDPKVAAFARQIDIGPALTIEGLTAPRLFEAFMEHHKAKDAHKVVILKKREELREQAMKAIELANHFLK; translated from the coding sequence ATGGCTAGGATAGTTCTGGCCGGCTACATCGGCTGCGGAAATCTTGGCGACGATTCGGTCATGATCGGCGTCGTCGATGGCCTCGGTGTGGGCCACGAATACCTCGTGTTGAGCGGCGACCCGGACGACACGTTCCGCTACTACGCCATGCACGGCGTCCCGCGAAAGAACCTGAAGGAAGTCGAAGCGGCTATCAAAGCGAGTGATGCGCTGGTCTTCCCCGGCGGTTCGATCTTCCAGGACGTCACCAGCGCCAAAAGCACGGTCTATTACACCGGCCTGATCAAGATGGCGAAGAAGCACAACAAGCGCGTTCTTCTCCTCAACCAGGGCGTCGGTCCGTTGAACACCTGGATCGGTAAGAACCAGACGCGAACTGCGATGAGCTTGGCCGACCTGATCGTCGTGCGCGATCCGGGTTCGCTCAAGACTCTGACCGACCTTGGTGTCAACAAGAAGATTCACGTCGGCGCAGACAGCGCGCTCATCCTGCGCGAGCCGGTGCGCGAAGATGACGGCTCGTCGTACGGCATCGGCGCCATGAAAGCCGTGGCCTTGGCCCCGCGGCCTTGGAAGCGCAAGGGCGTCGATATCATCGAGCTCTTTGGCGAAACGTCGCGACTATTGTTTAACGCCGGATTCGTACCCACCCTCGTGGAAATGGATCCTTTCGAGGACGGAAAGATTCTGGAGGCGATCACCAAACAACAAGGTGGACGCATCCCGTTCCTCCGCAACTTGGGCTCTTCACGCATGGTTCAATTTCGTCTCGCGAGGATGGAAGGCGTGATCGGAATGCGCCTGCATGCGGGAATTTTGGCGACGACGGTCGGCGTGCCTCCGCTGATGCTCAACTACGACCCCAAGGTAGCAGCGTTCGCCCGCCAAATCGACATCGGCCCGGCGCTCACCATCGAAGGATTGACCGCACCGAGATTATTTGAAGCATTTATGGAGCATCACAAGGCAAAAGATGCCCATAAGGTTGTTATCCTAAAGAAGCGCGAGGAATTGAGAGAACAAGCCATGAAGGCGATTGAGCTCGCGAATCACTTCCTTAAATAA